In Juglans regia cultivar Chandler chromosome 13, Walnut 2.0, whole genome shotgun sequence, the following proteins share a genomic window:
- the LOC108990808 gene encoding ultraviolet-B receptor UVR8 encodes MDATTSGTPTIQYHNIPDQPITAIVATSVPAFQRQQRHCFGDSIPGEFPLSANPSIVLHVLTACHLDPQDLAKLEATCSFFRQPANFAPDLELSLSELAAMDMCQKRAIFRPMTTEERQELKQRCGGSWKLVLRFLLAGEACCRREKSQAIAGPGHSIAVTSSGVVYSFGSNNSGQLGHGTTEEEWRPQPIRSLQGIRIIQAAAGAGRTMLISDAGQVYAFGKDSFGEAEYGVQGAKLVTTPQLVESLKNIYVVQAAIGNFFTAVLSREGRVYTFSWGNDSRLGHQTDPNDLEPHPLLGALENIPVVQIAAGYCYLLALACQPSGMSVYSVGCGLGGKLGHGSRTDEKYPRLIEQFQVLNLQPMVVAAGAWHAAVVGQDGRVCTWGWGRYGCLGHGNEECESVPKVVEALGKVKAVHVATGDYTTFVVSDDGDVYSFGCGESSSLGHNTGADGQGNRHANLLSPELVTSLKQVNERVVQISLTNSIYWNAHTFALTKSGKLYAFGAGDKGQLGIELVANQTERGYPELVDIDLS; translated from the exons ATGGACGCTACAACTAGTGGAACCCCAACTATTCAATACCATAACATTCCCGATCAGCCAATTACTGCTATTGTTGCCACATCGGTACCGGCATTTCAACGACAGCAACGCCATTGCTTTGGGGATTCCATACCCGGAGAATTCCCATTGTCTGCCAATCCCTCTATTGTTCTTCATGTCCTTACAGCATGTCATTTGGATCCCCAAGATCTTGCAAAACTAGAG GCAACATGCTCCTTCTTTAGGCAGCCAGCAAACTTTGCTCCCGACTTAGAGTTGTCCTTATCTGAGCTTGCTGCTATGGACATGTGCCAAAAGAGGGCCATATTTAGGCCAATGACAACAGAAGAACGCCAAGAGTTGAAGCAAAGATGCGGGGGCTCATGGAAACTGGTCCTGCGGTTTTTGCTGGCTGGAGAAGCATGTTGCAGGAGGGAGAAATCCCAGGCAATAGCAGGGCCTGGTCATAGTATTGCTGTGACATCAAGCGGAGTTGTATACTCATTCGGCTCCAACAATTCAGGACAGCTTGGACATGGCACCACTGAAGAGGAATGGCGGCCTCAGCCAATCAG ATCCTTGCAAGGCATTCGGATTATCCAAGCAGCTGCTGGGGCTGGCAGGACAATGCTGATCAGTGATGCTGGACAGGTTTATGCCTTTGGAAAGGACTCCTTTGGCGAAGCCGAGTATGGAGTTCAAGGAGCTAAATTGGTTACAACTCCACAGCTGGTTGAATCTTTGAAAAACATATATGTGGTCCAAGCTGCAATTGGCAATTTCTTCACGGCTGTCCTGTCTAGAGAAGGCAGGGTTTATACATTTTCCTGGGGCAACGATTCCAGACTTGGTCACCAGACTGACCCAAATGATTTGGAACCTCATCCTTTGTTGGGGGCACTAGAAAATATACCAGTCGTACAAATAGCAGCTGGATACTGCTATCTTCTTGCTCTAGCTTGTCAACCTAGTGGCAT GTCGGTTTACTCTGTTGGGTGCGGCTTGGGTGGAAAGCTTGGACATGGTTCACGAACAGATGAGAAGTACCCCCGATTGATTGAACAGTTTCAGGTTTTGAACCTTCAGCCCATGGTGGTTGCAGCTGGTGCTTGGCATGCCGCTGTGGTTGGCCAGGATGGACGGGTCTGCACATGGGGTTGGGGGCGTTATGGTTGCCTAGGTCATGGGAATGAAGAATGTGAATCAGTTCCTAAGGTTGTGGAAGCCTTGGGCAAGGTGAAAGCAGTGCATGTTGCTACAGGGGATTacacaacctttgtggtgtcTGATGATGGCGATGTGTACTCATTTGGCTGTGGAGAATCCTCCAGTCTCGGACATAATACCGGCGCTGATGGACAG GGAAACAGGCATGCAAATTTATTAAGTCCAGAGCTTGTAACATCGTTGAAGCAAGTTAATGAGCGTGTAGTACAGATCAGCCTCACCAATTCAATATATTGGAATGCTCACACCTTTGCCCTTACTAAATCAGGGAAGCTATATGCATTTGGTGCTGGAGATAAAGGGCAGCTAGGCATAGAGCTTGTTGCCAACCAGACCGAAAGGGGATACCCGGAGCTGGTTGATATCGATCTCAGCTAG